One stretch of Mobula birostris isolate sMobBir1 chromosome 5, sMobBir1.hap1, whole genome shotgun sequence DNA includes these proteins:
- the psmb8a gene encoding proteasome subunit beta type-8 translates to MACMDVCGFRDLDLDFSPFGARSPCLIGSGAFGVADGQLAVPVGLDPVEFLKSYGEGEEGIRININHGTTTLAFKFKHGVIVAVDSRASAGNYLDSVNINKVIEINPFLLGTMSGSAADCQYWERLLAKQCRLYKLRNKQRITVSAASKLLSNMMCEYRGMGLSMGSMICGWDKKGPGLYYVDENGTRLSGEMFSTGSGNCYAYGVIDSGYRYDLTVEEACNLARRAIYHATHRDSYSGGFVNMYHMREDGWIKVCEDDVGELHYKYGAEKTKILQ, encoded by the exons ATGGATGTTTGCGGATTTCGGGACCTGGATCTGGACTTCTCGCCTTTCGGAGCGAGAAGTCCTTGTCTGATTGGAAGCGGGGCTTTTGGGGTCGCGGATGGGCAGTTGGCTGTGCCGGTCGGGTTGGAC CCCGTGGAATTCCTGAAGTCATACGGTGAAGGAGAGGAAGGAATAAGAATAAATATTAACCATGGAACAACCACTTTGGCCTTTAAATTTAAACATGGGGTGATTGTGGCTGTGGACTCCAGGGCCTCAGCAGGAAATTACCTTG ATTCTGTGAATATAAACAAGGTGATTGAAATCAACCCCTTCTTGCTGGGTACCATGTCTGGAAGTGCTGCTGATTGTCAGTACTGGGAGAGACTGCTGGCCAAACAGTGCAG ATTATACAAACTGAGAAACAAGCAACGCATCACGGTATCAGCTGCTTCCAAACTGCTGAGCAACATGATGTGTGAGTACAGAGGAATGGGGCTCTCCATGGGCAGCATGATCTGTGGCTGGGATAAGAAG GGCCCAGGACTCTACTATGTAGATGAGAATGGGACAAGACTGTCTGGAGAAATGTTTTCCACTGGTTCTGGAAACTGTTATGCTTATGGTGTCATTGACAGTGGCTACAGATATGATTTGACGGTGGAAGAAGCCTGCAACCTGGCACGGCGGGCCATTTACCATGCCACACATCGCGATTCGTACTCTGGAGGCTTTGTCAACA tGTATCACATGCGTGAAGATGGTTGGATAAAAGTTTGTGAGGATGACGTTGGTGAGCTTCATTACAAGTATGGAGCTGAGAAAACCAAGATTCTCCAGTGA